From Candidatus Eremiobacteraceae bacterium, one genomic window encodes:
- a CDS encoding PQQ-binding-like beta-propeller repeat protein: MNWIRATTAITTIVSGIIAGVAPTQPALADWPVFDRDPARSGFAAGDTAISLANVRHLHRRWVATYDATADGAPILIANVPLSANSTSPVLYQETRLGTTYAVNAYSGEIVWKRTTQGVNITSSMPAADPSGQWIYAPGVDAHVRKYAAATGKEFRGNGFPLRITWSPEIEKDASALNVANGYLYAETSGYFGDAGQYDGHVVTLGLQSGHVHVVNALCNDIHHLIRTPGECAQTKAGIWARGGAVVDPDPSMAGRIYVSTGNGDFNANQGGHDYGDSVLAISANGSTLVDTFTPTNYQQLENGDVDLSSSAPVMLPKQPASNTPLMAVQGGKDGLLKLLNRKHLGGVGGELQDYNLNEGIFTAPAVWTDRDGTTWLFVGSASAVTALQLVTVNGRSTLQHVWTAQVGGTSPVVANGIVFAATSGAVNAFNARTGHEVWSSSQQSAGGSIGNVHWESPIVVRGWLYMSDENGNVTAYSL, from the coding sequence GTGAACTGGATTCGAGCAACAACCGCCATCACCACAATCGTATCCGGAATCATCGCAGGCGTCGCGCCGACCCAGCCGGCGCTGGCCGATTGGCCCGTGTTCGATCGCGACCCGGCCCGAAGCGGATTTGCCGCAGGCGACACTGCGATCTCTCTTGCAAATGTCCGGCACTTGCACCGTCGATGGGTCGCAACGTACGACGCCACGGCGGATGGAGCACCGATTCTCATCGCAAACGTGCCGCTTTCGGCGAACAGCACGTCGCCCGTGTTATACCAAGAGACTCGCCTGGGAACGACATATGCTGTGAACGCCTACAGCGGCGAGATCGTTTGGAAGCGCACGACACAGGGAGTGAACATCACCTCATCGATGCCCGCTGCGGACCCATCGGGGCAGTGGATCTACGCACCGGGTGTCGATGCCCACGTGCGTAAGTACGCTGCGGCAACCGGCAAGGAATTTCGCGGCAACGGATTTCCTTTGCGCATCACGTGGTCTCCGGAGATTGAAAAAGACGCGTCCGCGTTGAACGTGGCCAACGGCTACTTGTATGCCGAGACATCGGGCTACTTTGGAGACGCCGGGCAGTACGACGGTCACGTCGTCACCCTGGGCTTGCAGAGCGGACATGTGCACGTGGTCAACGCGCTATGCAACGACATCCATCATCTGATCCGGACTCCCGGCGAATGTGCTCAGACAAAAGCCGGCATCTGGGCGCGCGGAGGCGCGGTCGTCGATCCCGATCCGTCGATGGCCGGCCGCATATACGTCTCCACCGGCAATGGCGACTTCAACGCAAATCAGGGTGGACATGATTATGGCGATTCGGTGCTCGCGATCAGTGCGAACGGATCGACCCTCGTGGACACGTTTACGCCGACCAATTACCAGCAACTGGAGAACGGCGACGTCGATCTCAGCAGCTCGGCGCCGGTGATGCTTCCGAAGCAGCCGGCGAGCAACACGCCGCTCATGGCCGTTCAGGGCGGAAAAGACGGCCTGCTCAAACTTCTCAATCGCAAGCATTTGGGCGGCGTGGGCGGCGAACTTCAGGATTACAACTTGAACGAGGGCATATTCACGGCCCCGGCCGTTTGGACCGACCGAGACGGAACGACGTGGCTATTTGTCGGAAGCGCTTCCGCGGTCACGGCATTGCAGCTGGTCACCGTCAACGGCAGAAGCACGCTGCAACACGTGTGGACTGCGCAGGTCGGCGGCACTTCGCCGGTGGTCGCCAACGGAATCGTCTTCGCGGCGACGAGCGGCGCGGTGAACGCCTTCAACGCGCGCACTGGACACGAAGTGTGGTCGAGTTCGCAGCAATCCGCAGGCGGAAGCATCGGAAACGTCCACTGGGAGAGTCCGATCGTCGTAAGAGGTTGGCTCTACATGTCGGACGAGAACGGCAACGTGACGGCGTATAGCCTCTAG